The Chamaesiphon minutus PCC 6605 DNA window CGATGATGATGGATGATGGCGAAATTGGCGATCTTGACTTTGCTTTGCGTCATCTCCCCACCGAAATTCCACATTCTTTAGGTCTGATTGTCAATAATCCCCACAATCCTACTGGGCAAATTTGGTCGAAAGAGACTATTTTGGCTTATTTGTCAGAATTCGATCTAGTCTTAGTTGATGAGTCCTTCATGGACTTTCTACCCCCAACAGAGCAGCAAAGTTTAATCCCCTTCGTTGCCCAATATTCCAATCTAGTCATCTTGCGATCGCTCACCAAATTTTATAGTTTGCCGGGATTGCGGTTGGGCTACTGCATCGGCCATCCCGACAGATTGCGTCGTTGGAAAAATTGGCGCGATCCTTGGCCTGTTAACTCTCTGGCCGCTGCTGCCGCGATCGCTGTACTTGGAGATACTGAGTTCGAGCGTTCGACCTGGGATTGGCTGGCAGAGGCTCGTAGTGGCTTATTTGATGGACTGAAGCAGATTGCAGGTTTACACCCCTATCCTGGAGCTGCCAATTTTATCCTCGTCAGATCGGATCGATCGGTTACCGAACTGCAAACTAAACTGCTCGAACAACATCAAATCCTGATCCGCGACTGTATCAGTTTTCCCGAACTAGGAGATCGATTCTTTCGCGTCGCCGTGCGGACGCTCTCCGAAAACGATCGACTTTTGACAGCTTTACGATCGGTGAATTAATTACTCTCGCTATCGATGCAGGGCGGGCACAAGGCACCGCCCCTACAGGTTTTCGGTGCTAATGTTTAAAATTGGAGAATTATTTTGATTTGCTTAAAATTGAAGATAGTGCATTAATTTACCGATCGTTTCGCCAGATAATCCCAACCGTTGTTGGAAATTCACCAGATCTGTAAACTTGCCATCACGATCGCGGTGGGTGACGATTTCAGTTGCTAATTCTGGTGTAATCTCAGGAATTTGGACTAATTCGTCGATAGTGGCTCGATCGAGTTTGACAGAGGGTAAAGCGGTGGCGCGATCGTAATACTGAAAACTCAGGACTGAAGCTAACCATTGTAGTCTAGACATCGGCATATTCAGAGCAGCGGCTAGATCGGAAATCGAATAAAACGCTACTCCTGCCTTACTCAAAGTGACTAATTGACGTGCTTGATGGATCGAAATCCCTGGCAAACGGAGCCAATCATCTACGCTAGCTTGATTGACATCAATTTGCACTCCCAAATCGGCGGCGACATCAATCTCAAATCGCGATTTAAACCGATAATAAGGATCTTCTTTAATCCGCGATCTCAAGGACATTTTGAACAACTGCCGAACTGTTTGGGTAGGATCGTGTGTCAATGGAGTTTGGGGGGAGGGGTGGATGGGTGGACTGTACTACTGTAGGATGGGTGGATGGAGAGCGTTTGTCCTCAAGCCCTAACCCCTATCCCCTTCTGCCTAAAGCCTAAAGCCTAAAATCTAGTCAACTCCACGCAATTTACGGGTATTATCGACTAAACTTTTGGCAAATTGGTCGAGGCGTTGTGAGAGTTTCTCATCTGCGATTTTACCTTCAGGCGTAAACGCTTGCCAAGCTTGACCGATGGCTATTTGTTCGGGAATAGACCATGCGTGAACCCAGCGAAGAATTATCCGCAGATCGTTGAGTGCATTACTGTTGCTTTGTCCGCCTAAGATTGTCATAAAACCAGTAACTTTACCTGAGAGCTGGTCGAAACTCATCAGATCTAGAGCATTTTTTAAGACGCCGCTGACACTGCCGTGATATTCTGGCGAAACTAAAATCAGTCCATCAGCATTACTCACAGTATCTTGCAGCCGTTTGACATCTGGGTATTCTGGGTATTCAGTACCACCATCACAAAAAGGTAACTGCATCTGTCTGAGATCCAAAATCTCGACTTCTGCACCCAAATCTCGCACCTTTTGAGCGGCTACGGCAAGAGCGATTTGGCTGTATGAGTCCGGTCTTAAGCTACCTGCAATGCCAACAATTTTGACCATGATTAATTTAGATCCCGATCCAGTTTAGATTGGTAGGACTATATAAATAGTTATAACGCGAGAACAACTTGAAGCCTTGTCACGATCGAAGATCGCCATTAACTATTCAGTATCCCCTAAGCCCGATCGAGCCATTGACGGCGTTTTTGCTCGAATTCATATTCTGAGATCAAACCATCGGCGCGGAGCTTGTCTAATTCGCGAATGGAATCAGATACAGTTGCAACTGTGCGATCGCGTAACAATACCGAACTATGAGCCACAATTGTACTCGCATCAGCGGTTGCCGAGTTAAAAGAGCCGTCAAAGTGGGTACTATCTTGAGTAAGATACCAAACAGCTTCGATCGCCGAAGCGATATGCGGAATCGGCGTCCATGATAATAATAGATAAACTAGCCCCCAGACAGGTTGTCCTAGATAAAACTTATGAAATCCTGCCACAGGGATCGTCATGCTAGCAAATGCTAAGACGATCGCGACTTGACGATTTTTAGGAGTAGTGATGTCTAACATTAACCGATCCTCACATACGGGAAACCGCAGTTCTCAGCGTTTCGAGACTGACTTAAGATGTATACACGAGCATCGATCGTCATGTCCTCGCTCTTAATTTTAAACCTTATTACTATAATTATCTGTCATGGGATTTTTTGATTCTGATATCATCCAACAAGAAGCCAAACAGTTGTTTGACGATTATCAACATCTGACACAGCTAGGCGGTAAATATGGTAAATTCGATCGCGAGGGCAAGATTGCGTTTATCGAGCGGATGGAAACTTTACTCGATCGCTACAAAGTCTTTATGAAGCGGTTTGAACTGTCAGACGATTTTATGGCCAAAATGACTGTCGAGCAAATGAATACCCAAATGAGTCAATTTGGGATGACACCGATGCAAATGTTCGACCAAATGAATCTGACGCTAGAGCGCATGAAGTCAGAAATCGATAAGTAGAGTATAAAAATATCTCCGATCGAGCGAGGAAATGTATTCCGCTCCGAGCGGGAAAAATAGCCTTAAGAAATAGGTTGGTGGCATTAGTGACAAGTGCGATCGCTTCTTAACTTGTCACTAATGCCTGGTTGGTGGTTCTTTTTGGCGTGGTCGCGGTTACTTCTTCGGCGGCTGGTCATCAGGCCTCTATTCCCTCAAACTCTTGACTAGAAACAGTTTGGCATCTTTTTATTACCCTTTTGACAAATCTCTGATTTTCTTAACTTGTCACGAATGGGTTGGTGGGAATTGTCCATCAGCCTATTTTTGTTGAGATGTAGAAAAATGATTCAATGAATTCGTGCTAGCTAGATTCTGTAGGTAATTGTGGGAATAATATGTCGAGAGCGATTGAGCCTGGATTAGGTTAGCGATCGACTATATTTTAGCGAATTACGCTCGATCTGAAGTTGTCATCAGGGCAATCTGGACAGAAATCGAGATCTACACATCTACAACTGATAAATCAATATTTATGGCTCGACTAAAAACTACTGCTGGTGATGGTGGATTGGACGTATTGGTAGATAATACAGGTTCCTTCAGCGGAGCTGCCTACGATCCCGTCGGTGCCAAGACGGCAAGCTCGACAACTTATGAATCCGATCTTGCCTTTCGGATCGGCACGAGTGGAGCACGCAAATTTATCAGTGAATTAGCAACAAATATTACTTCACCTGCTAGCATCGACACTACTAGCACCACCAGTCGTTTTCTGGTATCTGGTCTTCAGTTTGAATTGATTCAAACAGTCAGCGATTTAAATAAAAATGGCCAAAGAACTGGCAGCGGACTGACTCAGGCGTATCAAATTACCAATCCTACTAGCACGCCCATCAGTTTTGAACTAGTTCGATACTTTGATGGCGATCTCCAGTTTGATGGGAGTAT harbors:
- a CDS encoding NINE protein, giving the protein MLDITTPKNRQVAIVLAFASMTIPVAGFHKFYLGQPVWGLVYLLLSWTPIPHIASAIEAVWYLTQDSTHFDGSFNSATADASTIVAHSSVLLRDRTVATVSDSIRELDKLRADGLISEYEFEQKRRQWLDRA
- a CDS encoding ComEA family DNA-binding protein: MTHDPTQTVRQLFKMSLRSRIKEDPYYRFKSRFEIDVAADLGVQIDVNQASVDDWLRLPGISIHQARQLVTLSKAGVAFYSISDLAAALNMPMSRLQWLASVLSFQYYDRATALPSVKLDRATIDELVQIPEITPELATEIVTHRDRDGKFTDLVNFQQRLGLSGETIGKLMHYLQF
- a CDS encoding NADPH-dependent FMN reductase, with the translated sequence MVKIVGIAGSLRPDSYSQIALAVAAQKVRDLGAEVEILDLRQMQLPFCDGGTEYPEYPDVKRLQDTVSNADGLILVSPEYHGSVSGVLKNALDLMSFDQLSGKVTGFMTILGGQSNSNALNDLRIILRWVHAWSIPEQIAIGQAWQAFTPEGKIADEKLSQRLDQFAKSLVDNTRKLRGVD
- a CDS encoding DUF1825 family protein, which translates into the protein MGFFDSDIIQQEAKQLFDDYQHLTQLGGKYGKFDREGKIAFIERMETLLDRYKVFMKRFELSDDFMAKMTVEQMNTQMSQFGMTPMQMFDQMNLTLERMKSEIDK
- the cobD gene encoding threonine-phosphate decarboxylase CobD, producing MNRPKHGGNPSWAATVAGCPPSLILDFSASISPLGPPSTALAAIKLHIDNLTNYPNPDYPELCQAIAAHHQIPARWVLPGNGAAELLTWAGWEFSKLNTTLLPTPAFGDYWRSLQTFGTRIIPRSMMMDDGEIGDLDFALRHLPTEIPHSLGLIVNNPHNPTGQIWSKETILAYLSEFDLVLVDESFMDFLPPTEQQSLIPFVAQYSNLVILRSLTKFYSLPGLRLGYCIGHPDRLRRWKNWRDPWPVNSLAAAAAIAVLGDTEFERSTWDWLAEARSGLFDGLKQIAGLHPYPGAANFILVRSDRSVTELQTKLLEQHQILIRDCISFPELGDRFFRVAVRTLSENDRLLTALRSVN